The following are encoded in a window of Esox lucius isolate fEsoLuc1 chromosome 14, fEsoLuc1.pri, whole genome shotgun sequence genomic DNA:
- the LOC105006173 gene encoding uncharacterized protein LOC105006173 isoform X1, with protein sequence MGDEKDLEALGEQLYDLIYPKHTEIAGKLTGMLLELPAPVLTQIQHDETMLTEALDKALRALQLPQDPSNNGISKKDDEASASSDSLGEQLFELVDTCNTGHTQKITGMLLEQHKETVQHLLSEPSLLEEQVNLALKTLELGVDETDLSDLSDADDIERLGEKLFLLVKEKDAARANDITGMLLEMDTVALRQMLSDHIMLEGAVKKAQAALVKFYQN encoded by the exons ATGGGGGATGAGAAAGACCTCGAGGCACTTGGTGAACAGCTGTATGATTTAATTTACCCCAAACACACTGAGATCGCTGGGAAACTCACAG GCATGTTGCTGGAATTACCTGCTCCTGTCCTGACTCAAATTCAACATGATGAAACTATGCTTACAGAGGCTCTCGATAAAGCTCTAAGAGCTCTGCAACTGCCTCAGGACCCCAG CAATAATGGGATTTCTAAGAAGGATGATGAAGCATCTGCCTCCTCAGACTCACTTGGGGAACAGCTGTTTGAACTAGTGGACACCTGCAACACTGGCCATACACAGAAAATCACTG GCATGCTTCTGGAGCAGCACAAAGAAACAGTGCAGCATCTTCTCTCAGAACCCTCACTACTCGAGGAGCAGGTGAACTTGGCCTTGAAGACACTGGA GCTGGGTGTGGATGAGACTGATCTGAGTGACTTGTCAGATGCTGATGACATTGAGaggctgggagaaaagctgttTCTACTGGTGAAAGAGAAGGATGCAGCACGCGCAAATGACATAACAG GCATGCTTCTGGAGATGGACACTGTAGCTCTCAGGCAGATGCTCAGCGACCACATAATGTTGGAGGGAGCTGTTAAAAAGGCACAAGCAGCACTGGTAAAATTTTATCAAAACTAA
- the LOC105006173 gene encoding polyadenylate-binding protein 5 isoform X2, protein MGDEKDLEALGEQLYDLIYPKHTEIAGKLTGMLLELPAPVLTQIQHDETMLTEALDKALRALQLPQDPSNNGISKKDDEASASSDSLGEQLFELVDTCNTGHTQKITGMLLEQHKETVQHLLSEPSLLEEQVNLALKTLELGVDETDLSDLSDADDIERLGEKLFLLVKEKDAARANDITEG, encoded by the exons ATGGGGGATGAGAAAGACCTCGAGGCACTTGGTGAACAGCTGTATGATTTAATTTACCCCAAACACACTGAGATCGCTGGGAAACTCACAG GCATGTTGCTGGAATTACCTGCTCCTGTCCTGACTCAAATTCAACATGATGAAACTATGCTTACAGAGGCTCTCGATAAAGCTCTAAGAGCTCTGCAACTGCCTCAGGACCCCAG CAATAATGGGATTTCTAAGAAGGATGATGAAGCATCTGCCTCCTCAGACTCACTTGGGGAACAGCTGTTTGAACTAGTGGACACCTGCAACACTGGCCATACACAGAAAATCACTG GCATGCTTCTGGAGCAGCACAAAGAAACAGTGCAGCATCTTCTCTCAGAACCCTCACTACTCGAGGAGCAGGTGAACTTGGCCTTGAAGACACTGGA GCTGGGTGTGGATGAGACTGATCTGAGTGACTTGTCAGATGCTGATGACATTGAGaggctgggagaaaagctgttTCTACTGGTGAAAGAGAAGGATGCAGCACGCGCAAATGACATAACAG aAGGGTGA
- the rpl28 gene encoding 60S ribosomal protein L28 isoform X2, protein MSSHLQWMVIRNCSSFLIKRNGQTYSTEPNNLKSKNSFRFNGLVHRKTVGVQPAADNKGIVVVLKKRAGQRKPATSYEKITINKNSRATLSSLRHIIRKNNYRKDLRMCHPDEPEACGCEEETYQGCQNCIVVAELRQNKMFQKLYPVFNLLFLRMKSSAACFFRAARSFSWRVSTL, encoded by the exons ATGTCGTCTCATTTGCAGTGGATGGTCATTAGGAACTGCTCCAGCTTCCTCATCAAGAGGAACGGACAGACCTACAGCACC GAACCCAACAACCTGAAGTCAAAGAATTCCTTCCGTTTCAATGGGCTGGTACACAGGAAGACTGTGGGTGTTCAGCCTGCAGCTGACAACAAGGGtattgttgtcgtgctgaagaAGCGTGCAG GCCAGCGCAAGCCTGCCACTTCATATGAGAAGATCACGATCAACAAGAACTCCCGTGCCACTTTGAGCAGCCTGAGGCACATTATCCGTAAGAACAACTACAGGAAGGACTTGCGCATG TGCCATCCTGATGAGCCAGAAGCATGTGGTTGTGAAGAAGAGACGTACCAAGGCTGCCAAAACTGCATAGTTGTTGCAGAattaagacaaaataaaatgtttcaaaaacttTACCCTGTCttcaatcttttatttttaagaaTGAAGTCCAGTGCTGCATGTTTCTTCAGGGCTGCTCGATCTTTTTCCTGGAGAGTATCCACCCTGTAG
- the rpl28 gene encoding 60S ribosomal protein L28 isoform X1, whose amino-acid sequence MSSHLQWMVIRNCSSFLIKRNGQTYSTEPNNLKSKNSFRFNGLVHRKTVGVQPAADNKGIVVVLKKRAGQRKPATSYEKITINKNSRATLSSLRHIIRKNNYRKDLRMAALRRASAILMSQKHVVVKKRRTKAAKTA is encoded by the exons ATGTCGTCTCATTTGCAGTGGATGGTCATTAGGAACTGCTCCAGCTTCCTCATCAAGAGGAACGGACAGACCTACAGCACC GAACCCAACAACCTGAAGTCAAAGAATTCCTTCCGTTTCAATGGGCTGGTACACAGGAAGACTGTGGGTGTTCAGCCTGCAGCTGACAACAAGGGtattgttgtcgtgctgaagaAGCGTGCAG GCCAGCGCAAGCCTGCCACTTCATATGAGAAGATCACGATCAACAAGAACTCCCGTGCCACTTTGAGCAGCCTGAGGCACATTATCCGTAAGAACAACTACAGGAAGGACTTGCGCATG GCTGCCTTGCGTCGTGCCAGTGCCATCCTGATGAGCCAGAAGCATGTGGTTGTGAAGAAGAGACGTACCAAGGCTGCCAAAACTGCATAG